CGCCCCGTCGCCCAGGGTGAGGTCGGCCGCTCTCCCCGGGAGTGCGCGGATCTGGTGGTGGCCGTGGTCCGCCGCAAACGGATGCTGGACTACACCGACCCGGAGTGCGCACAGCTCCAGTTCGGGGACCGGCTGATCACCATCAGCCGGGAACAGCCGGCGGTCTGACCTCGTTCCGGACACGTCCGGGCGCGTCCCGACGGCGGGCAGCCGTGCCCGGACGACGGGGGCGTGCCCGGACGATAGGGGCCGTGCCCGGACGACGGGCGGCCGTCTGCCCGTCGGATACCGGGCCCACGGCGCCACGCCGCATGTTTCACGTGAAACAGCCCAACGGGTGAACGGGAGTCAGGGCCCCGGGTCTGGGAGCGGGCTGCGGGTCCGGGGGCCGGGCTCCGGGGGCGCGTGTCCCGGGCCGCGCGGGGCCATGGGTCAGGACGGGGCCCAGGGGAGACGCAGCACCTCCAGCTCGTCCCCCGGGCGAGCGCCGCCGGGTTCCACCACGGCCAGCCCTTCGGCGGCGGCGATGCCCCGCAGCATGGCGGGGCCGTGGTAGCGCAGGGGCAGCAGTCGGCCGTCCTGCTGGACGCAGGGCACCAGCCGGGTGTCCCGGGGGTGGCCCGGCACCTCCTCGTCCACGGGTGCCCGGTGCGGTGCCCGGGGTGCCATCCCCAGCACCCCTCTCACCAGGGGATCGGCGAGGGTGAGCAGCCCGGCCACGGCGGCGAGGGGGTTCCCCGGCAGTCCGACGAGATGGCGTACGGGGGCCCCGCCGGTCATGGCCCCGGTGCCACCGCCGAGGCGGGCCAGCAGCATGGGGTGGCCGGGCCGTACCGCGACGGAGTCGACCAGCGTCTCGGCGTCCGTCCGGCGCAGGACGGCGTGGACATGGTCGACGGGTCCGGCGGCCGTGCCCCCGGTGGTGATCAACAGCTCGGCGGGGGAGGCCGTCACAGCACGGTGCAGCACATCGGCGTCGTCGCCGATCCGCCGGACGGCGACCGTCTCGGCGCCCAGCCCCTCCAGCCAGGGCAGCAGCATCGGCCCCAGGGCGTCCCGGATCAGCCCCTCGTGGGGCAGGCCGTCGGCGAGCAGTTCGTCCCCGAGGATCAGCACCTCGACCCGTGGCCGGGCGACAACCTCCAACGCGTCGTATCCGGCCGCCGCGGCGAGCCCCAGCACGGCCGGGGTCACCCGTCGCGCGGCGGGCAGCAGCCGGTCGCCCGAGCGGCACTCCTGACCACGGGGGCGGATGTCCTGCCCGTGCGGGAGCCCCCGGTCGGCGTGCAGCAGCCGCTGACGGCCGTCGAGGCGGGCGTGCTCGCTGCGGAGCACCGCGGTGGCCTCCGGCGGAATCCGCGCTCCGGTGGCGATCCGTACCGCCGTGCCGTCCTCCAGCGGTGACACGGCCCCGCGTCCGGCGAGGACCGCGCCGGACCGGACGGTCCAGGGGCCGGGCCCGGCGACCGCCCAGCCGTCCAT
The nucleotide sequence above comes from Streptomyces clavuligerus. Encoded proteins:
- a CDS encoding molybdopterin molybdotransferase MoeA, with the protein product MEDALALLDGPTLLDGDAPLRMRVVSGGGECVGGLEDMLAALHGVRPPARVRSVPRAQPDGDDGDDGDDGMEDALALLGEDGRVRTPGLVRSLNGAGAGADAGAEGTGDGADGVEDALALLDEELLDDKGKGGARRGAGPLSEVRGAQDGSPPGGDREDGVEDALLLLSADARTPAGSAAGSGPGGPGGSPAAPGRPGGPTGPAEGRAGAAGAVPHGGPDAVPWAEAREIAVHAGRGGRPSSERVPLARALGRVLGEPLTALCDLPSFDTSAMDGWAVAGPGPWTVRSGAVLAGRGAVSPLEDGTAVRIATGARIPPEATAVLRSEHARLDGRQRLLHADRGLPHGQDIRPRGQECRSGDRLLPAARRVTPAVLGLAAAAGYDALEVVARPRVEVLILGDELLADGLPHEGLIRDALGPMLLPWLEGLGAETVAVRRIGDDADVLHRAVTASPAELLITTGGTAAGPVDHVHAVLRRTDAETLVDSVAVRPGHPMLLARLGGGTGAMTGGAPVRHLVGLPGNPLAAVAGLLTLADPLVRGVLGMAPRAPHRAPVDEEVPGHPRDTRLVPCVQQDGRLLPLRYHGPAMLRGIAAAEGLAVVEPGGARPGDELEVLRLPWAPS